In Nostoc sp. GT001, a genomic segment contains:
- a CDS encoding type II toxin-antitoxin system HicB family antitoxin, protein MMFRYEIILYWSELDQAFIAEVPELSGCAADGDTYQEALHNVELVVQEWIETAKDLGRPVPEPRPRLMYI, encoded by the coding sequence ATGATGTTTCGGTATGAAATCATTCTCTACTGGAGTGAATTAGATCAAGCCTTTATTGCTGAAGTCCCAGAGTTATCAGGCTGTGCTGCTGATGGTGATACTTATCAAGAAGCTTTGCATAATGTAGAATTGGTTGTGCAGGAATGGATAGAAACTGCTAAAGATTTGGGGCGTCCAGTTCCTGAGCCTAGACCGCGTTTGATGTATATTTAA
- a CDS encoding toxin HicA codes for MSQQDKLLDKILSGTSDTDIPFAQLWQLLYTLGFEERIRGDHRIFVKADVEEILNLQHKRGKAKSYQIKQVRAVILKYKLGSKNDVSV; via the coding sequence GTGAGTCAGCAAGACAAACTCTTAGACAAAATTCTCTCTGGGACTTCTGATACAGATATCCCTTTCGCCCAACTGTGGCAACTTTTATATACACTAGGCTTTGAAGAACGGATTCGTGGCGATCACCGTATTTTTGTCAAAGCCGATGTTGAGGAGATATTGAACCTACAACATAAAAGAGGAAAAGCCAAAAGCTATCAAATTAAACAAGTTAGGGCAGTGATTCTCAAGTATAAGCTAGGAAGTAAAAATGATGTTTCGGTATGA
- a CDS encoding pentapeptide repeat-containing protein has protein sequence MKNQILGIAAFLTTISLTTTVQAANSEHIKQLLATKQCQNCDLTSAGLVMADLSGANLSGANLTGANLSRANLSGADLRGANLSGASLFGVNLSEAKFNGANLTGADLRNTYLANAELTGAYLNGTNFQGAVAIPSQIASPAEFYALGVAEGQKGNQQQAISYFNQAIAIKPEYADAYLARGVARYQILDRQGAFQDAQVAQKLFTSQNNSTGTLTAQTFITELQTPVNEKISTGKPNFVDFLGSIGSVLLQFFPF, from the coding sequence ATGAAAAACCAAATTCTAGGTATAGCCGCATTTTTAACCACAATTAGTTTGACAACAACCGTACAAGCAGCAAATTCTGAACATATTAAACAGTTATTGGCAACCAAACAATGTCAAAACTGTGATTTGACGAGTGCAGGTTTAGTAATGGCTGATTTATCTGGAGCTAATTTAAGTGGTGCTAATCTTACAGGTGCTAACCTCAGCCGTGCAAACTTAAGTGGTGCAGATTTGCGGGGTGCAAACTTAAGTGGCGCGAGTTTATTTGGCGTTAACCTGAGCGAAGCTAAATTTAATGGGGCAAATTTGACGGGTGCTGATTTGAGAAATACTTATTTAGCAAATGCAGAACTAACTGGCGCTTACTTAAATGGGACTAACTTTCAAGGTGCAGTTGCGATACCATCACAAATTGCTTCACCAGCAGAATTTTATGCTTTGGGTGTAGCAGAAGGGCAAAAAGGCAACCAACAGCAAGCAATCAGTTATTTTAATCAAGCGATCGCAATTAAACCAGAATATGCGGATGCCTATCTCGCTCGTGGTGTCGCTCGTTACCAAATACTAGATAGACAAGGTGCATTTCAAGATGCTCAAGTTGCACAAAAATTGTTTACATCCCAAAATAACAGCACTGGAACCCTAACAGCCCAAACTTTTATAACAGAACTACAAACACCCGTCAATGAGAAGATAAGTACTGGTAAACCCAACTTCGTTGACTTTTTGGGAAGTATTGGCTCAGTCTTGCTCCAGTTCTTCCCTTTTTAA
- a CDS encoding TenA family protein: MTNDLSNELWAANQDLAQACLEHPFVRGIGDGTLERAKFAYYVGQDAFFLEAFARAYSIAAAKAPDWLGFTTFHNLASGVLEELRLHSGYASEWGVNLYAVEPASATRRYTDFLLATAWSKDVGLTAAAMSPCMRLYAFLGDKLACKGIPDHQYADWIRTYSSTDFQPLTQQLENLVDNYAATNPVVHSTYRYAMFCERDFFQAAWMFS, from the coding sequence ATGACAAATGACTTATCTAACGAATTATGGGCTGCAAATCAAGACTTAGCCCAAGCTTGCCTAGAGCATCCTTTCGTTCGAGGTATTGGCGATGGTACTCTTGAGCGAGCTAAATTTGCTTACTACGTAGGGCAAGATGCTTTTTTCTTAGAAGCTTTTGCCCGTGCCTACAGTATCGCCGCAGCTAAAGCACCAGACTGGTTAGGTTTCACCACATTTCATAATTTAGCTAGTGGAGTTTTAGAAGAACTACGGCTGCATAGTGGCTATGCTTCTGAGTGGGGAGTCAATTTGTATGCTGTAGAACCTGCATCTGCCACCCGCCGCTATACTGATTTTTTATTAGCAACTGCTTGGAGCAAAGATGTGGGTTTAACTGCGGCGGCGATGTCTCCCTGTATGCGTTTGTATGCCTTTTTAGGAGACAAATTGGCTTGTAAAGGTATTCCCGATCATCAATATGCAGACTGGATTCGTACTTATAGCAGCACAGATTTTCAACCACTAACACAACAATTAGAAAATTTAGTTGACAATTATGCCGCTACCAACCCTGTTGTGCATTCAACTTATCGTTATGCGATGTTTTGTGAACGCGACTTTTTTCAGGCTGCGTGGATGTTCAGTTGA
- a CDS encoding metal ABC transporter substrate-binding protein, producing MIVNCREIRTGRQRSGILPIIALLILSMATGCSQSNPNQRRTSEQSPQAQEAASTPQAQSGKTKVVATFLPIYLFTKAVAGDVADVEILVPPGTEVHEYQATPGNVKAIATAKVLVKNGLGLEEFLEGTVKNAQNSKLAEIDASIGIKPLNEISPVVKTTPDEKDHEHSQGNPHVWLDPVLAKQQVTNIRDGLIAADPANKATYEANATAYIKELESLNSEFQQTLQKNPTCTFITFHDAFPYLAKRYNLKQVAVVQIPEDQLSPTDVQNAVNAVKKYKVKALFSEPGVDNKLLNSLSKDLKLNLRTLDSLETGETDPQHYFKAMKANLQTLETSCK from the coding sequence GTGATTGTGAATTGCAGAGAAATTAGAACAGGTAGGCAAAGAAGCGGCATCTTGCCCATAATTGCTCTGCTAATATTGTCGATGGCTACTGGGTGTAGCCAATCAAATCCAAATCAGAGAAGAACTTCCGAACAGTCGCCGCAAGCACAGGAAGCTGCTTCTACCCCACAGGCGCAGTCGGGAAAAACTAAAGTAGTAGCGACATTTTTGCCGATATATTTGTTTACTAAGGCAGTAGCTGGGGATGTGGCAGATGTAGAAATTCTAGTGCCACCTGGTACGGAGGTACATGAATACCAAGCGACACCAGGAAATGTCAAAGCGATCGCTACTGCTAAGGTGTTAGTAAAAAATGGTTTAGGCTTAGAGGAATTTCTAGAAGGTACTGTCAAAAATGCCCAAAATTCCAAATTAGCTGAAATTGATGCAAGTATTGGTATTAAACCCTTAAATGAAATTTCACCTGTTGTCAAAACGACGCCAGATGAAAAAGACCACGAACATAGTCAGGGTAATCCGCACGTTTGGTTAGATCCAGTTTTAGCAAAACAGCAGGTAACAAATATTCGAGATGGATTAATTGCTGCCGATCCGGCGAACAAAGCTACTTACGAAGCAAATGCTACAGCTTATATTAAAGAATTAGAAAGTTTAAACAGTGAATTTCAGCAGACTTTGCAGAAAAATCCCACTTGCACCTTTATTACCTTTCATGATGCATTTCCATATTTAGCTAAACGCTATAACCTCAAGCAAGTTGCTGTAGTGCAAATTCCCGAAGATCAACTTTCACCAACAGATGTCCAAAATGCCGTCAACGCTGTGAAAAAATACAAAGTTAAAGCTTTATTTAGCGAACCAGGAGTAGATAATAAACTGCTGAACAGCCTCTCTAAAGACTTGAAATTAAATTTGCGTACTCTGGATTCTCTAGAAACTGGCGAAACAGATCCGCAGCATTATTTCAAGGCAATGAAAGCTAATTTGCAAACTCTGGAAACATCTTGTAAATAG
- a CDS encoding metal ABC transporter permease produces the protein MNLFNDYQITWLAIASSNDLLELLQLASIQRAIVGAALMGILGGMLGSFVTLRQLSFFSHAVGHAALVGVALGVLLQINPTWMLLPFTLVFGVIVLYFIDKTDLASDSVLSIVLSGALAIGLILTSQIKGYRGNLMAVLFGDILAIDTTDLILTLLVLVGGSIFLLSTLRQQILLTLNPDVAQVQGVPVQLYRYAFVVLLSLAVAVAIKAVGVLLVNAFLVIPASTAKLMSHHFSRFLVISVIVGSISSIAGIIVSGIFNLASGPSIVLVQFLLFVAVFVWFKLSLKPA, from the coding sequence ATGAATTTATTCAATGATTATCAGATAACTTGGCTCGCGATCGCTAGTAGTAATGACTTGCTAGAGTTGTTACAACTTGCCTCAATACAGCGTGCGATCGTCGGTGCTGCATTGATGGGAATACTTGGCGGGATGTTGGGTAGTTTTGTCACCTTGCGCCAGTTGTCATTTTTTAGCCATGCGGTTGGTCATGCAGCATTGGTAGGTGTGGCATTAGGTGTGCTGCTACAAATAAATCCTACTTGGATGTTGTTACCTTTTACCTTAGTTTTTGGAGTTATTGTCCTCTACTTTATCGACAAAACCGACTTAGCTAGCGATAGCGTACTTAGCATAGTTTTATCTGGGGCATTAGCGATCGGTTTAATTCTCACGAGCCAAATTAAAGGATATCGTGGCAATTTGATGGCTGTACTGTTTGGAGATATTCTAGCGATCGACACCACAGATTTGATTTTGACGCTGCTAGTCCTTGTGGGAGGTAGCATATTTTTACTATCAACTCTACGACAGCAAATTTTATTGACCCTTAACCCCGATGTAGCTCAAGTTCAAGGCGTTCCCGTCCAATTGTACCGCTACGCTTTTGTGGTCTTGCTTTCACTCGCCGTTGCTGTCGCGATTAAAGCCGTCGGAGTTCTCCTAGTGAACGCCTTTTTGGTCATTCCCGCCTCTACCGCCAAACTGATGAGTCACCACTTTAGCCGCTTTCTAGTCATATCGGTAATAGTTGGTTCCATCAGCAGCATTGCTGGCATCATTGTCTCAGGTATTTTCAACCTTGCTTCTGGGCCAAGTATTGTTCTTGTCCAGTTTCTCCTATTTGTAGCCGTTTTCGTCTGGTTTAAGTTGAGTTTGAAACCTGCATAA
- a CDS encoding site-specific integrase produces MDDPLTKINERLKIARIGVSVEQIGHRLYLRATLPPKPNSRKTKPYQQRIALEIYASREGFKRAEAEARLLGGLIACKNFQWDSYLKTPAGESGEVETIENLIKRFETFYFDTRDRNHQSETTWEIDYWRVFQKLPQTQTLNAENILKTVTATTPDTKTRKRTCMALSALARFAQLEINLKPYKGKYSPRLVTPRDLPIDTTIAQTFYEIESNAWRWVYGMLATYGLRNHEVFRLDLGAIANGNYIISVSDNSKTGSRQVWPCYPEWFEEFDLQNVVLPKVDLNQSNRAIGHVVTVWFHRHEIFAPYNLRHCWAIRTLVFGLDISLAAQQMGHSAKVHSELYHHWISQQHHQRAFELMAGKKDRPQVPRILGHEAVKSSD; encoded by the coding sequence ATGGATGACCCGCTTACCAAAATCAACGAGCGGCTAAAAATTGCTCGAATCGGAGTAAGCGTTGAGCAAATCGGCCATCGCCTTTACCTGCGGGCAACGCTCCCCCCGAAACCAAATTCTAGAAAAACCAAACCCTACCAGCAACGAATTGCCCTCGAAATTTATGCCAGCCGCGAGGGATTCAAGCGGGCAGAAGCTGAAGCGAGACTTTTGGGCGGGTTGATTGCCTGTAAGAATTTCCAATGGGATTCTTACTTGAAAACACCCGCTGGAGAATCCGGTGAGGTAGAAACCATTGAAAACCTGATTAAAAGGTTTGAAACTTTTTACTTTGACACCAGAGATCGCAACCACCAAAGCGAGACAACTTGGGAGATTGATTACTGGCGAGTATTTCAAAAACTGCCCCAAACCCAAACCCTCAACGCCGAAAACATTTTAAAAACTGTAACAGCGACAACTCCTGACACCAAAACCCGCAAGCGAACTTGTATGGCACTTTCAGCGCTAGCCAGATTCGCCCAACTGGAAATTAATCTCAAACCCTACAAAGGTAAATATTCTCCGCGCTTGGTAACGCCGCGAGATTTACCAATAGATACAACCATCGCCCAAACTTTTTATGAGATTGAATCGAACGCTTGGCGCTGGGTGTATGGGATGCTGGCGACTTACGGACTACGGAATCATGAAGTTTTTCGCCTCGACTTGGGGGCGATCGCCAACGGTAACTACATCATTAGCGTCAGCGACAACTCGAAAACGGGTTCTCGGCAAGTTTGGCCTTGTTATCCCGAATGGTTTGAGGAATTTGATTTACAAAATGTAGTTTTACCAAAAGTCGATTTAAATCAGTCAAATCGGGCGATCGGGCATGTCGTCACCGTTTGGTTTCATCGTCACGAAATTTTTGCGCCCTACAACTTGCGCCACTGTTGGGCAATCCGCACTTTGGTGTTTGGCTTGGATATTTCTTTGGCAGCCCAACAAATGGGGCATTCAGCCAAAGTTCACTCGGAACTTTACCACCACTGGATTAGCCAGCAACATCACCAAAGGGCTTTCGAGTTGATGGCAGGCAAAAAAGATAGACCCCAGGTTCCGCGGATTTTGGGACATGAAGCGGTAAAATCTTCTGACTAA
- a CDS encoding VapE domain-containing protein: protein MTLSTPQTVDTIASHHWEEWQLSGVSAKIIQRNVRTLYDSREVDKALNRNTKSRQKHSEHLVPCWMVSGVNPLTGESTLEGVQAKPDVSPLGKDGKVNKYLGAVGYGASPLFLDTGVEYFWQQVLADKSIPIIITEGAKKAGTGLTIGLPTISIPGVSTCRKMGRLHSWIEAFAGFGRTFYLCFDADILHKRPVQQSLINIARDLSATGSKVMVIKLPSIELKGMDDFIAAKGEETFKQLIEDAPTIEEWKKDLEEQRKNDTEYDDEERTSKVYRAYKIIKDGWGDNLRLNQLKNIIELNDQKIDLNQLRLYIAMEFDMDVQIGDGQAIVEAIASRNAYHPVVEYLDEVAARYSTVDPSILDNLATKYFGTDDPLHNIYLKKMLISAVARTRRPGCKVDTALILVGEQGINKSSFWRELFGRDWFTDELSDGNEKDELMKLHQFWGLEIPEIEHMYKRKDISSIKKFMSSSVDAFRAPYAREVKEHPRACVLVGTSNETELLNDPTGNRRFWIIPVIDDIPIDIEQLVRERDLIWAAANALYEKGHQWWLSPAESKVHNEASKDFQSVDPWTDTVLAYSRQQGETTTSEILRIALGIELGRQEMLYTKRVSAILRSNGWEQYRQKIGNSRPWAWRLKSSSENQKSLGNKADQGRSPGSLSPNSEVETELENQKSLGNKADQGRSPGSLSQNPQSDPPSDPARQITPQPLQNKTFEPINPPVIRLDPPTLPNFSENNFVVQAEVTTTDTETKNESSAITCPEKCSYYKTFEGVKPFIFKVESDFGAVEVSAEPYHRFQTSGESKIWLIFKTPDGQTLTKTIKATPDKKALPRLAKECGSIQQWEERVRKDFSSKIENASYKFKVRILGDDDYEWIEGCILKTVPSRPSVSHFIFTTPKKTVVTSHLGEFEEM from the coding sequence ATGACTTTATCTACTCCTCAAACAGTCGATACCATTGCATCTCACCACTGGGAAGAATGGCAATTAAGTGGTGTATCTGCAAAAATAATACAGCGAAATGTAAGAACCTTATATGACTCTAGAGAAGTCGATAAAGCTCTCAATCGCAATACAAAATCCAGACAAAAACACTCGGAGCATTTAGTACCTTGCTGGATGGTTTCAGGAGTAAATCCACTGACAGGAGAAAGCACCTTAGAAGGCGTACAAGCAAAGCCAGATGTCTCACCATTAGGTAAAGATGGAAAAGTAAACAAGTATTTGGGAGCAGTTGGTTATGGTGCTTCTCCCTTGTTCTTGGACACAGGGGTAGAGTATTTTTGGCAACAAGTCCTCGCTGATAAATCAATCCCTATAATCATTACCGAAGGAGCCAAGAAAGCAGGTACGGGTTTAACCATCGGACTTCCAACTATATCTATACCTGGTGTATCGACTTGCCGAAAGATGGGCAGACTTCACTCATGGATAGAAGCCTTTGCTGGATTTGGCAGAACTTTCTACCTATGTTTTGACGCTGACATATTGCATAAACGTCCTGTCCAGCAATCCTTAATCAACATAGCCAGAGATTTAAGCGCGACAGGTTCAAAAGTTATGGTAATTAAATTACCATCAATTGAACTTAAAGGCATGGATGACTTTATTGCTGCTAAGGGAGAAGAAACTTTCAAGCAACTAATAGAAGATGCTCCAACCATTGAAGAGTGGAAGAAGGATTTAGAGGAGCAACGTAAAAATGACACAGAATATGATGACGAGGAACGCACATCAAAAGTTTACCGCGCCTACAAAATCATCAAAGATGGATGGGGCGATAATCTCCGGTTAAACCAACTCAAAAACATCATTGAACTGAACGACCAAAAAATAGACTTAAACCAATTACGGCTATACATAGCAATGGAGTTTGACATGGACGTACAAATAGGAGATGGACAGGCGATTGTTGAGGCGATCGCATCTCGAAATGCTTACCATCCAGTAGTGGAATATTTAGATGAAGTTGCCGCTAGATACAGTACAGTTGACCCTTCAATTCTTGACAACTTAGCGACTAAATACTTTGGTACAGACGACCCACTTCACAACATTTATCTGAAAAAGATGTTGATATCAGCCGTAGCTCGGACCCGTCGTCCTGGGTGTAAAGTTGATACCGCTTTAATCCTGGTAGGGGAACAGGGAATAAACAAATCCAGCTTTTGGCGGGAACTGTTCGGGCGTGACTGGTTCACAGACGAACTCAGCGACGGCAACGAGAAAGACGAGCTAATGAAACTGCATCAGTTCTGGGGTTTAGAAATCCCAGAAATCGAACACATGTATAAGAGAAAGGACATCAGCAGCATCAAAAAATTCATGTCTTCGAGCGTTGATGCCTTCCGCGCTCCTTATGCCCGCGAGGTAAAAGAGCATCCTCGCGCCTGTGTCTTGGTTGGAACGAGTAACGAAACAGAACTTCTCAACGACCCCACAGGCAACCGACGATTTTGGATTATCCCTGTAATAGACGACATCCCAATTGATATCGAGCAGTTAGTCCGAGAACGCGATTTAATTTGGGCAGCTGCTAACGCCCTTTACGAGAAAGGGCATCAGTGGTGGCTATCGCCAGCCGAGTCGAAAGTCCACAACGAAGCCAGCAAAGATTTCCAATCCGTTGACCCCTGGACAGACACAGTATTGGCTTACTCTCGCCAGCAAGGAGAGACAACCACCTCTGAAATTTTGAGAATTGCGCTAGGAATTGAACTCGGTAGACAGGAGATGCTCTACACCAAAAGAGTTTCAGCTATTCTCCGGTCGAACGGTTGGGAACAGTACAGACAAAAAATTGGGAACAGTCGCCCTTGGGCTTGGCGGTTGAAGTCATCATCAGAAAACCAAAAAAGTTTGGGTAACAAGGCAGATCAAGGCAGATCACCCGGATCACTTTCCCCAAATTCAGAAGTTGAAACTGAATTAGAAAATCAAAAAAGTTTGGGTAACAAGGCGGATCAAGGCAGATCACCTGGATCACTTTCCCAAAATCCACAAAGTGATCCGCCTAGTGATCCGGCAAGGCAGATCACACCTCAGCCCTTACAGAATAAGACTTTCGAGCCGATTAATCCGCCCGTGATCCGCCTTGATCCGCCTACTTTACCCAACTTTTCTGAAAATAATTTTGTTGTACAAGCGGAAGTAACCACGACTGACACAGAAACCAAAAACGAGAGCAGCGCTATCACTTGCCCAGAGAAATGCAGCTATTACAAAACCTTTGAAGGAGTTAAACCTTTCATATTCAAAGTAGAGTCAGACTTTGGAGCGGTTGAGGTCAGCGCCGAACCATATCACCGCTTCCAAACAAGTGGTGAGAGTAAAATCTGGTTGATATTCAAGACACCGGACGGGCAGACATTAACTAAGACCATCAAGGCAACCCCAGATAAAAAGGCGCTGCCCAGGCTGGCTAAAGAATGTGGTTCCATTCAACAGTGGGAAGAGAGGGTAAGAAAAGATTTCAGTTCCAAGATTGAGAATGCCAGCTACAAGTTTAAGGTGCGGATTCTCGGAGATGATGACTACGAGTGGATTGAGGGTTGCATTCTCAAAACTGTGCCCAGTCGCCCATCTGTTAGCCATTTCATATTTACAACTCCGAAGAAGACAGTGGTCACTTCTCACTTGGGCGAATTTGAGGAGATGTAA
- a CDS encoding glucose-6-phosphate dehydrogenase produces MTAFNPATDIPSQIDTLEKLAAWLGSALFTINPTLTVIEGVGYTERACQANNYWVAADAKTRMIVRLSLEVSADQASGSNKNWTYIQPLSNTALPASFKAN; encoded by the coding sequence ATGACAGCATTTAATCCCGCAACAGATATTCCATCTCAAATAGATACATTAGAAAAACTTGCGGCATGGTTAGGATCTGCATTATTTACCATCAATCCAACCTTGACAGTTATTGAGGGTGTTGGTTATACAGAACGCGCTTGCCAAGCAAATAATTACTGGGTAGCAGCTGACGCGAAAACACGGATGATCGTTCGTCTTTCGCTCGAAGTCTCTGCCGATCAAGCCAGTGGCAGCAATAAGAACTGGACATACATTCAGCCGTTGAGTAATACCGCGCTGCCCGCTTCATTTAAGGCAAATTAA